A single region of the Brassica rapa cultivar Chiifu-401-42 chromosome A03, CAAS_Brap_v3.01, whole genome shotgun sequence genome encodes:
- the LOC103856288 gene encoding 5'-adenylylsulfate reductase-like 7 isoform X1, which translates to MNFRVSMLLLLLCVIAGTCLPSRLASSVDVCDHHDELEVFRCGIERKCPLFLYPRPPLEVDGDLLDRLVDVHNHGNAYTSILFYSPRCPFSSLVRPKFEALSSMFPHIGHLVVEQSQALPSVFSRYGIHSLPSILMVNQTLKMRYIGPKDLASLIQFYQHTTGLKPVQYVDEAEPNLIKWLHNGSSIREIAERDPYLVLALMFLSLKLAILIFPIMGARLKTLWAAHVPHLSLGILGETSLLFGRALHMIDVRRLWIKQRLTKTRDFQERAKNALASVSLGKSTSHSA; encoded by the exons ATGAATTTCCGGGTCTccatgctcctcctcctcctctgtgTGATAGCTGGGACATGCTTACCTTCCCGGTTGGCTTCCTCCGTTGACGTTTGCGATCATCATGATGAACTCGAGGTGTTCCGATGCGGAATCGAGAGAAAGTGTCCTCTTTTTCTCTATCCCAGACCTCCTTTAGAG GTGGATGGAGACTTGCTAGACAGACTCGTGGATGTACATAACCATGGAAATGCTTATACTTCCATACTATTTTATTCCCCTCGGTGCCCGTTCTCAAGTTTAGTACGCCCAAAGTTTGAAGCTCTGAGTTCAATGTTTCCCCACATAGGACACCTGGTTGTTGAGCAATCTCAGGCTTTACCATC GGTCTTTTCTAGGTATGGTATCCATAGCTTGCCTTCAATCCTGATGGTGAACCAAACACTGAAGATGCGATACATTGGTCCAAAGGATCTTGCATCCCTAATTCAGTTTTACCAACATACAACAG GTCTTAAACCCGTTCAGTATGTGGATGAAGCTGAACCTAACTTGATCAAATGGCTACACAACGGTTCATCTATCAGAGAGATAGCAGAAAGAGATCCATATTTGGTACTTGCACTGATGTTTCTGTCTTTGAAACTGGCAATTTTGATCTTCCCCATCATGGGAGCGCGCTTGAAAACGTTATGGGCAGCTCATGTTCCGCATCTGAGCTTGGGAATACTCGGTGAGACTAGCCTGCTCTTTGGCCGTGCGCTGCACATGATCGATGTGAGGAGGCTGTGGATTAAACAGAGGCTTACCAAAACAAGGGACTTCCAAGAAAGAGCAAAGAATGCACTTGCATCTGTCTCGCTAGGGAAATCTACTTCACATTCAGCTTAA
- the LOC117132546 gene encoding uncharacterized protein LOC117132546, whose translation MCPLRFLLVFFSAVLAGYFAWKTVSSSPEIISDDDDGSPVELNEKQGLCFKKKMEKGFWVFVDMASGKYLWRNLKLMSEKAI comes from the exons ATGTGTCCGTTGAGATTCCTATTGGTGTTCTTCTCTGCGGTTCTCGCCGGATATTTCGCGTGGAAGACGGTGAGCTCTTCGCCTGAAATCATCTCAGACGACGACGACGGCTCACCGGTCGAATTGAATGAGAAACAAGGACTCTGTTTCAAAAAG AAGATGGAGAAAGGGTTCTGGGTGTTCGTCGACATGGCCAGCGGCAAATACCTTTGGAGGAATCTCAAGCTGATGAGCGAGAAAGCGATTTAG
- the LOC103856289 gene encoding eukaryotic translation initiation factor NCBP yields the protein MEIAERRDEEMRESGNMENIKSDSFSDERYSRDLKAGLHPLRYKFAIWYTRRTPGVRSQTSYEDNIKKIVDFSTVEGFWACYCHLARSSLLPSPTDLHFFKDGIRPLWEDSANCNGGKWIIRFSKVVSARFWEDLLLALVGDQLDDADNICGAVLSVRFNEDIISVWNRNASDHQAVMGLRDSIKRHLKLPHSYVMEYKPHDASLRDNSSYRNTWMRG from the exons atggagattgCGGAGCGTAGGGACGAGGAGATGAGAGAATCTGGAAACATGGAGAACATAAAGTCAGACTCTTTTTCCGATGAACGCTACTCTCGCGACCTCAAAGCTGGTCTTCACCCTCTACGG TACAAGTTTGCGATTTGGTACACCCGGCGAACACCAGGGGTCAGGAGCCAGACTTCTTACGAGGATAACATTAAGAAGATTGTTGATTTCAGCACG GTTGAAGGGTTTTGGGCATGCTACTGTCACCTTGCTCGTTCTTCTCTCTTGCCTAGTCCTACAGATCTTCATTTCTTTAAAGATGGCATTCGCCCCTTGTGGGAG GATTCTGCCAACTGCAATGGAGGAAAGTGGATCATACGTTTCTCCAAAGTTGTCTCTGCTCGCTTCTGGGAGGATCTG CTTCTTGCGTTGGTAGGCGACCAGCTTGATGATGCTGACAATATCTGTGGGGCAGTACTGAGTGTCCGCTTCAACGAGGACATTATTAGTGTGTGGAATCGCAATGCTTCTGATCATCAG GCGGTGATGGGTTTGAGAGACTCAATCAAGCGGCACTTGAAGCTACCTCATTCATATGTTATGGAATACAAGCCACACGATGCTTCTCTTCGCGACAACTCCTCTTACAGGAACACATGGATGAGAGGATAG
- the LOC103856287 gene encoding uncharacterized protein LOC103856287: MDLEDWELLPKDPYKGLDHEEDHEAAMKIIRNTENNFDMEDYFICPTQDSVGKTVHRRVVPTQLLHVPVTWEPVSTVDDTDHKKNQDSVPSPRITFKTEKENEFVDMKVDLPERCTSPLPLNDEKHSVSGGEYHDEMGTEVEESGGLRRKKEVDWDENENICGERTNLWKMSLHGIGAICSFGVAAAAATLCVFFLGHNNSIKGCRNKNKNQILRFQIYSDDNKRMNEVVKHATKLNEAISVMKGLPVARAQISFGGYYDAL, translated from the exons ATGGATCTAGAAGATTGGGAACTACTCCCCAAAGATCCCTACAAGGGTCTCGATCATGAAGAGGATCATGAGGCAGCGATGAAGATCATTAGAAATACCGAAAACAACTTCGACATGGAGGATTACTTCATCTGCCCAACACAAGATTCTGTCGGAAAAACAGTCCATCGAAGAGTGGTCCCCACTCAGCTCCTCCATGTTCCCGTAACTTGGGAACCCGTGTCCACCGTGGACGACACAGACCACAAGAAGAACCAGGACTCTGTTCCGTCTCCGAGGATAACCTTCAAAACAGAGAAGGAAAACGAATTTGTCGACATGAAAGTAGACTTACCGGAGAGGTGCACAAGTCCTCTGCCTCTGAACGATGAGAAACACTCTGTCTCGGGAGGAGAGTACCATGATGAGATGGGAACAGAGGTTGAAGAAAGTGGTGGCTTGAGGCGCAAGAAAGAGGTTGATTGGGATGAAAATGAGAACATATGTGGTGAAAGAACGAATCTATGGAAGATGAGTCTTCATGGAATAGGAGCTATATGCTCATTTGgtgttgctgctgctgcagcCACCCTCTGTGTCTTCTTCCTTGGACACAACAATAGCATCAAAGGTTGCCGGAACAAGAATAAGAACCAGATCCTCAGGTTTCAGATTTACTCTGATGATAATAag CGAATGAATGAAGTGGTGAAGCATGCAACAAAGCTAAACGAAGCAATCTCTGTGATGAAAGGTCTTCCAGTGGCAAGAGCTCAGATATCTTTTGGAGGATACTATGATGCACTTTGA
- the LOC103856290 gene encoding auxin-responsive protein SAUR21, translating to MALVRSLFSAKKIFSRATSAAPKGFLAVYVGESQKKRYVVPISYLSQPSFQALLSKSEEEFGFNHPMGGLTIPCPEDTFINVTSQLQ from the coding sequence ATGGCTTTGGTGAGAAGTCTCTTCAGTGCAAAAAAGATTTTTAGCAGAGCAACCTCGGCAGCGCCAAAAGGGTTTCTTGCGGTGTACGTAGGAGAAAGCCAGAAGAAGAGATATGTGGTGCCAATCTCATACCTGAGCCAGCCTTCGTTTCAAGCCCTACTAAGTAAATCTGAAGAAGAGTTTGGGTTCAATCATCCAATGGGCGGTTTAACGATACCTTGTCCTGAAGATACTTTCATCAATGTGACTTCTCAGCTTCAATGA
- the LOC103856286 gene encoding uncharacterized protein LOC103856286, with protein MCPLRFLLVFFSAVLAGYFAWKTVSSSPEISQNDDDGSPVELNENKDSVSKRFWVFVDMASGKYL; from the exons ATGTGTCCGTTGAGATTCCTATTGGTGTTCTTCTCTGCGGTTCTCGCCGGATATTTCGCGTGGAAGACGGTGAGCTCTTCGCCTGAAATCTCTCAGAACGACGACGACGGCTCACCGGTCGAATTGAATGAGAACAAGGACTCTGTTTCAAAAAG GTTCTGGGTGTTCGTCGACATGGCCAGCGGCAAATACCTTTGA
- the LOC103856288 gene encoding 5'-adenylylsulfate reductase-like 7 isoform X2 — MNFRVSMLLLLLCVIAGTCLPSRLASSVDVCDHHDELEVFRCGIERKCPLFLYPRPPLEVDGDLLDRLVDVHNHGNAYTSILFYSPRCPFSSLVRPKFEALSSMFPHIGHLVVEQSQALPSYGIHSLPSILMVNQTLKMRYIGPKDLASLIQFYQHTTGLKPVQYVDEAEPNLIKWLHNGSSIREIAERDPYLVLALMFLSLKLAILIFPIMGARLKTLWAAHVPHLSLGILGETSLLFGRALHMIDVRRLWIKQRLTKTRDFQERAKNALASVSLGKSTSHSA, encoded by the exons ATGAATTTCCGGGTCTccatgctcctcctcctcctctgtgTGATAGCTGGGACATGCTTACCTTCCCGGTTGGCTTCCTCCGTTGACGTTTGCGATCATCATGATGAACTCGAGGTGTTCCGATGCGGAATCGAGAGAAAGTGTCCTCTTTTTCTCTATCCCAGACCTCCTTTAGAG GTGGATGGAGACTTGCTAGACAGACTCGTGGATGTACATAACCATGGAAATGCTTATACTTCCATACTATTTTATTCCCCTCGGTGCCCGTTCTCAAGTTTAGTACGCCCAAAGTTTGAAGCTCTGAGTTCAATGTTTCCCCACATAGGACACCTGGTTGTTGAGCAATCTCAGGCTTTACCATC GTATGGTATCCATAGCTTGCCTTCAATCCTGATGGTGAACCAAACACTGAAGATGCGATACATTGGTCCAAAGGATCTTGCATCCCTAATTCAGTTTTACCAACATACAACAG GTCTTAAACCCGTTCAGTATGTGGATGAAGCTGAACCTAACTTGATCAAATGGCTACACAACGGTTCATCTATCAGAGAGATAGCAGAAAGAGATCCATATTTGGTACTTGCACTGATGTTTCTGTCTTTGAAACTGGCAATTTTGATCTTCCCCATCATGGGAGCGCGCTTGAAAACGTTATGGGCAGCTCATGTTCCGCATCTGAGCTTGGGAATACTCGGTGAGACTAGCCTGCTCTTTGGCCGTGCGCTGCACATGATCGATGTGAGGAGGCTGTGGATTAAACAGAGGCTTACCAAAACAAGGGACTTCCAAGAAAGAGCAAAGAATGCACTTGCATCTGTCTCGCTAGGGAAATCTACTTCACATTCAGCTTAA